The proteins below are encoded in one region of Triticum aestivum cultivar Chinese Spring chromosome 1B, IWGSC CS RefSeq v2.1, whole genome shotgun sequence:
- the LOC123096886 gene encoding protein RALF-like 22 codes for MAPRPAAAAGLAVSTVVALLVVLVVACQLPRATGGGVTTVQAFDGTAALGLEQCAADEQELVRTRTARYISYAALRADAIPCNKRGQSYYTNFGSMQQANPYTRGCSAITRCARNMN; via the coding sequence ATGGCGCCTCGCCCTGCAGCAGCAGCCGGCCTCGCCGTGAGCACCGTTGTAGCGCTGCTCGTGGTCCTCGTCGTGGCCTGCCAGCTGCCGCGCGCCACCGGCGGCGGCGTGACGACGGTCCAGGCCTTCGACGGGACGGCGGCCCTGGGGCTGGAGCAGTGCGCGGCGGACGAGCAGGAGCTGGTCCGGACGCGGACCGCCAGGTACATCAGCTACGCGGCGCTGCGGGCCGACGCGATCCCGTGCAACAAGCGCGGGCAGTCCTACTACACCAACTTCGGGTCGATGCAGCAGGCCAACCCCTACACCCGCGGCTGCTCCGCCATCACGCGCTGCGCCCGCAACATGAACTGA